The following coding sequences lie in one Synechococcus sp. PCC 7336 genomic window:
- the hisA gene encoding 1-(5-phosphoribosyl)-5-[(5-phosphoribosylamino)methylideneamino]imidazole-4-carboxamide isomerase produces the protein MEVIPAIDLLGGRCVRLFQGDYDRSEVFGDDPVAMARRWADAGATRLHLVDLDGAKTGEPVNFEAIRAIVSALDIPVQVGGGVRSLVTAEQLLGFGVDRVIVGTLAVEQPELLALMCDRHPHRIAVGIDARNGKVATRGWVDTTEVKATDLVEQVCQHAIAAIIYTDIHRDGTLSGPNIEQLRAVTEVSSVPAIASGGISSITDLLALLPLCSPGRAGAAVVGAIVGKALYAGSISLKEALQAVGNGRWQDIPETWADGSALA, from the coding sequence ATGGAAGTCATTCCAGCTATTGACCTGCTGGGGGGGCGCTGCGTGCGCCTGTTTCAGGGGGATTACGATCGCTCGGAGGTGTTTGGGGACGATCCGGTGGCGATGGCCCGTCGTTGGGCTGATGCAGGGGCTACCCGCCTGCATTTGGTGGATCTGGACGGGGCGAAAACGGGAGAGCCGGTTAATTTTGAGGCGATTCGAGCGATTGTCTCCGCCCTCGATATCCCCGTGCAGGTGGGGGGAGGGGTGCGATCGCTGGTCACAGCCGAGCAACTGTTGGGCTTTGGGGTAGATCGCGTCATCGTGGGTACGCTGGCGGTGGAGCAGCCGGAGCTCTTAGCTCTGATGTGCGATCGCCATCCCCATCGCATTGCCGTCGGCATTGATGCCCGTAACGGCAAGGTGGCCACGCGGGGCTGGGTGGATACTACCGAGGTGAAGGCGACCGATTTGGTCGAGCAGGTTTGCCAGCATGCGATCGCCGCCATTATCTACACCGATATTCATCGCGACGGCACCCTCAGCGGCCCTAACATCGAACAACTGAGGGCGGTGACCGAGGTCTCGTCCGTTCCGGCGATCGCATCGGGGGGCATTAGTTCTATTACCGATCTGCTAGCCCTGCTCCCCCTATGCTCCCCAGGGCGGGCGGGGGCTGCCGTAGTCGGGGCGATCGTCGGCAAGGCTCTGTATGCAGGCAGCATTTCCCTTAAAGAAGCCCTGCAGGCAGTGGGGAACGGTCGCTGGCAAGATATACCGGAAACTTGGGCGGATGGCTCGGCCCTAGCTTAG
- the psaC gene encoding photosystem I iron-sulfur center protein PsaC, which yields MSHAVKIYDTCIGCTQCVRACPTDVLEMVPWDGGNKAGTIAASPRTEDCVGCKRCETACPTDFLSIRVYLGAETSRSMGLAY from the coding sequence ATGTCTCACGCCGTTAAAATCTACGACACCTGTATTGGCTGCACCCAGTGCGTCCGCGCTTGTCCTACTGATGTTCTGGAAATGGTGCCCTGGGACGGTGGGAATAAGGCTGGCACTATTGCTGCTTCTCCCCGTACCGAAGATTGCGTTGGCTGCAAGCGTTGCGAAACGGCTTGCCCGACTGACTTTTTGAGTATCCGCGTCTATCTCGGTGCTGAGACCAGCCGCAGCATGGGATTGGCCTACTAA
- a CDS encoding DUF4351 domain-containing protein → MTSPRADFDTPWKEMLELYFEPCLRLFFPAAQAQIDWSRPYEFLDKELQQIARDAELGRRYADKLVRVWLLDGRDLWILIHVEVQGQRDDSFPERMYIYNTRIAERYGHPVASLAILCDTSPNWQPSEFVREVLGCRLEFRFLTAKLLGYKQRWAELEASSNPFATVAMAHLQAQATRGDERDRLQWKLRLIRRLYERGYEREDIIQLFHFIDWVMALPEELEQEVWEEIQAYEREQRMPYISSVERIGLAKGLEQGLEQGLERGLEQGLEQGLEQGLEQGLEQGLEQGLEQGRQQEALRMLLRLMERRFGSIPSSLQTQLQELTVVQLEELLDTALTAASLKQLAEYLEVLRTVNSDGENA, encoded by the coding sequence ATGACCTCACCCCGAGCAGACTTCGATACCCCCTGGAAGGAGATGCTGGAGCTCTATTTTGAGCCCTGTCTCCGGCTCTTCTTCCCCGCCGCTCAGGCCCAAATCGACTGGTCGCGTCCCTACGAGTTTCTCGACAAAGAGCTCCAGCAGATCGCCCGCGATGCCGAATTGGGCCGTCGTTATGCGGACAAACTGGTGCGGGTTTGGCTGCTCGACGGACGGGACCTGTGGATTCTCATTCATGTGGAAGTGCAGGGCCAGAGAGATGACTCTTTCCCCGAGCGCATGTATATCTACAACACCCGCATTGCCGAGCGCTACGGTCACCCCGTGGCGAGTTTAGCCATCCTCTGCGACACCAGTCCCAACTGGCAGCCCAGCGAGTTTGTGCGCGAGGTCTTGGGCTGTCGCCTGGAATTCCGCTTTCTCACAGCAAAGTTGCTAGGCTACAAGCAGCGCTGGGCCGAATTGGAGGCCAGCAGCAATCCGTTTGCAACCGTTGCGATGGCTCACCTGCAGGCGCAGGCCACTCGTGGGGACGAGCGCGATCGCCTGCAGTGGAAACTGCGGTTGATTCGGCGGCTGTACGAACGGGGCTACGAGCGCGAGGATATCATCCAGCTCTTTCACTTCATCGATTGGGTGATGGCATTGCCGGAGGAGTTGGAGCAAGAGGTTTGGGAGGAGATTCAAGCTTACGAGCGGGAGCAGAGGATGCCTTACATCAGCAGTGTGGAAAGAATCGGTCTGGCCAAAGGGCTCGAACAAGGGCTCGAACAGGGGCTCGAACGAGGGCTCGAACAAGGGCTCGAACAAGGGCTCGAACAAGGGCTCGAACAAGGGCTCGAACAAGGGCTCGAACAAGGGCTCGAACAGGGGCGACAACAAGAAGCGCTCCGTATGCTACTGCGTTTAATGGAACGTCGGTTTGGTTCTATTCCGAGTTCACTTCAGACTCAACTTCAGGAGCTGACCGTAGTGCAGCTAGAGGAGCTACTCGATACAGCTTTAACCGCTGCCTCACTCAAACAACTGGCCGAATACTTGGAGGTTCTCCGAACGGTAAATTCTGATGGAGAAAATGCCTAA
- a CDS encoding ABC transporter ATP-binding protein — MSKTYRTGFWLNKVVTPLKDCTLTVARGETYGLLGPNGAGKTTTIKCLLGIIQASSGSGTILDCPLGDPSIKQQVGYLPENAYLYDYLTGWEFLQFSGELFQIPRKVLKERIPQLLEEVGLPVDTARNRQLRKYSKGMMQRVGMAQALINNPELVFLDEPMSGLDPVGRAQFREIILNLKRQGKTVFFNSHVLSDVEAICDRVGLLIQGDMVAQGTLEELLASQSGYRVRGIGGELESLSRQLQNWELLSPTSASLESALWSGDWLGQTGDCTTMLQQLGAQLVELRQHKQSLEDFFLHEVRARQAEAADKVR; from the coding sequence TTGAGCAAGACTTATCGTACTGGTTTTTGGCTGAACAAAGTTGTCACCCCGCTCAAAGACTGTACCCTCACGGTTGCCCGAGGGGAAACCTACGGTTTATTGGGTCCCAATGGGGCGGGCAAAACCACCACAATTAAATGCCTGCTCGGCATCATTCAAGCCAGTTCCGGTAGCGGCACCATCCTCGATTGCCCCTTAGGCGATCCCAGCATTAAACAACAGGTGGGCTATCTGCCCGAAAACGCTTATCTGTACGACTATTTGACGGGCTGGGAGTTTTTACAATTTTCTGGAGAGCTCTTCCAAATCCCTCGCAAAGTCTTAAAAGAGCGAATTCCGCAGCTGTTAGAAGAAGTCGGCTTGCCCGTCGATACCGCCCGCAATCGACAGTTGCGCAAATACTCTAAGGGCATGATGCAGCGGGTGGGAATGGCTCAAGCCCTGATTAACAATCCCGAGCTGGTTTTTCTCGACGAACCCATGTCCGGCCTCGATCCGGTGGGTCGGGCTCAATTCAGGGAAATTATCCTCAATCTCAAGCGGCAAGGCAAAACCGTCTTTTTCAACAGCCACGTTCTGTCAGATGTGGAAGCGATTTGCGATCGCGTCGGTTTGCTAATCCAAGGGGATATGGTGGCGCAGGGCACCCTAGAAGAACTCTTAGCCAGCCAGTCGGGCTATCGCGTTCGGGGAATTGGCGGCGAGCTCGAATCACTTTCCCGCCAACTGCAAAACTGGGAGTTGCTCTCCCCTACCTCCGCATCGCTCGAATCTGCACTGTGGTCTGGAGATTGGCTGGGTCAAACGGGGGACTGCACGACTATGCTGCAACAATTGGGAGCTCAGTTGGTCGAGCTCCGCCAGCACAAGCAATCCCTAGAGGACTTTTTTCTGCACGAGGTTCGCGCTCGACAAGCCGAGGCCGCTGACAAGGTTCGATGA